One segment of Erigeron canadensis isolate Cc75 chromosome 2, C_canadensis_v1, whole genome shotgun sequence DNA contains the following:
- the LOC122588288 gene encoding protein JINGUBANG-like: MSHLQTSNSQDESKFQCSYYHLPATHQCISTIQGNNSYISSLVINGKSLYIGSSNKEIQMWKRDRLRSEVDHENVSDGMTITGKGAVKSLVSSADRIFSAHQDHKIRVWKVNENETHQHKLIQLATLPTFSDRTLKLLIPKNHVQVSRHQKSTWVHHNDTVSALAVSKDNLLLYSVSWDRTLKIWRTTDFKCLESVANAHDDAINALAVSSNGDVYTGSTDKKIKLWRKSPEGENHSLVTMINKHKSGINALALSTNENFLYSGASDRCVMVWEKSDEDNMVAVGILRGHGKSIMCLSVVSDLLCSGSADETIRIWRGFEKCYFCLAVLEGHRGPVKCLTSETDHRRSSDTSACYLIYSGGLDSDIKVWQICIPLC; encoded by the exons ATGTCACATCTTCAAACTTCCAACTCACAAGATGAATCAAAGTTCCAATGTTCTTATTACC ACCTACCTGCTACACATCAGTGCATCTCTACTATCCAAGGAAATAACTCCTACATCTCTTCTCTTGTCATTAATGGAAAGTCACTATACATAGGCTCTTCCAACAAAGAAATTCAGATGTGGAAGCGCGATAGATTAAGGTCAGAAGTTGATCATGAAAATGTAAGCGATGGCATGACAATCACAGGAAAAGGTGCTGTAAAGTCACTAGTGTCTTCTGCTGATAGGATATTCAGTGCCCATCAAGACCACAAAATCCGTGTATGGAAAGTCAATGAAAACGAGACGCATCAGCATAAGTTAATACAGTTAGCCACGCTCCCAACATTTAGTGATCGGACTCTTAAGCTTCTAATACCAAAGAACCATGTACAGGTATCACGCCATCAGAAGTCCACGTGGGTCCATCACAATGATACTGTGTCAGCATTAGCCGTGTCCAAGGACAACTTGCTCCTTTACTCAGTCTCATGGGATAGAACACTAAAGATTTGGCGGACAACCGACTTCAAATGCCTAGAGTCAGTAGCCAACGCACATGATGATGCCATAAATGCACTTGCAGTATCAAGCAATGGGGATGTTTATACTGGATCCACcgacaagaaaataaaactgtGGAGGAAATCACCAGAAGGAGAGAATCACTCTCTGGTTACTATGATAAATAAACACAAATCTGGAATCAACGCATTGGCACTAAGCACCAATGAGAATTTTTTGTACTCTGGTGCGAGTGATAGGTGCGTCATGGTTTGGGAGAAGAGTGATGAGGATAACATGGTGGCAGTAGGTATTCTCAGAGGGCATGGTAAGTCCATAATGTGTTTGAGTGTTGTCTCAGATCTGTTGTGTAGTGGTTCTGCAGATGAAACTATAAGAATTTGGAGAGGATTTGAGAAATGTTACTTTTGTTTGGCTGTATTGGAGGGCCACAGAGGTCCAGTTAAGTGTTTGACATCTGAAACGGATCATAGGCGTTCATCTGATACATCAGCCTGTTATCTTATCTACAGTGGCGGGCTTGATTCTGACATTAAAGTTTGGCAGATTTGTATCCCTTTATGTTAA
- the LOC122588477 gene encoding dnaJ homolog subfamily B member 13-like: MGVDYYKILEVDKNAKDDDLKKAYRKLAMKWHPDKNPNNKTNAEAKFKQISEAYDVLSDPQKRAIYDQYGEEGLKGQVPPPDAAGGPGGGATYFSTGGGTPFTFNPRSADDIFAEFFGFRGGAGSGPGDGMRGTRFSSSMFGDNMGGFDSIFSSFGGGGSGAGVGSGTRKAAPIERSLPCTLEELYKGTTKRMKISRDIADISGKTMTVEEILNINVKPGWKKGTKITFPEKGNEQPNMIPADLIFVIDEKPHTTFTRDGNDLVVTRRITLAEALTGCTVQLTTLDGRNLTIPINNVIHPDYEEVVPREGMPISKDPTKKGNLRIKFNIKFPSRLNASQKSMIKELLNG; the protein is encoded by the exons atgGGAGTTGATTATTATAAGATATTGGAAGTTGATAAGAATGCTAAAGATGATGATTTGAAGAAAGCTTACAGGAAGCTTGCTATGAAATGGCATCCTGATAAAAACCCCAATAACAAAACCAATGCTGAAGCCAAATTCAAACAGATTTCTGAAGCTTATGAT GTTTTGAGTGATCCTCAAAAGAGAGCAATATATGATCAGTACGGTGAAGAAGGGCTGAAAGGACAAGTGCCACCGCCGGATGCTGCGGGTGGTCCTGGCGGCGGTGCCACCTACTTTTCAACTGGTGGAGGCACACCCTTCACATTTAATCCGAGAAGCGCGGATGATATATTTGCAGAGTTTTTCGGGTTTAGGGGTGGTGCTGGTAGTGGACCAGGAGATGGCATGAGGGGGACAAGGTTTTCGAGTAGTATGTTTGGTGATAATATGGGTGGGTTTGATAGTATTTTCAGCTCGTTTGGTGGTGGCGGCAGTGGTGCTGGAGTTGGATCGGGTACCAGGAAAGCTGCCCCAATTGAGAGGAGCCTTCCTTGTACCCTTGAAGAGCTTTATAAGGGTACTACAAAGAGAATGAAGATATCAAGAGACATTGCTGACATTAGTGG CAAGACAATGACAGTGGAGGAGATATTAAACATTAACGTAAAACCTGGATGGAAGAAAGGCACCAAAATCACCTTCCCAGAGAAAGGAAACGAGCAACCAAACATGATACCCGCAGATCTGATATTCGTCATCGATGAAAAACCGCATACCACTTTTACTCGTGATGGCAATGATCTGGTTGTAACACGGCGGATAACTTTGGCTGAGGCGTTGACTGGTTGCACTGTCCAATTGACCACCCTTGACGGCAGGAACCTCACAATCCCGATAAATAATGTAATCCATCCTGATTATGAGGAAGTAGTCCCTAGAGAAGGGATGCCTATTTCAAAAGACCCGACTAAGAAAGGGAATCTCAGGATCAAATTCAACATCAAGTTCCCTTCGAGATTGAACGCTTCTCAAAAGAGCATGATTAAAGAACTGCTTAACGGTTAG
- the LOC122590139 gene encoding protein JINGUBANG-like, translating to MSHLQTSNSQDESKFQCSYYHLPATHRCISTIQGNNSYISSLVINGKSLYIGSSNKEIQMWKRDRLRSEFDHENVSDGMTITGKGAVKSLVSSVDKIFSAHQDHKIRVWKVNENETHQHKLIQLATLPTFSDRTLKLLIPKNHVQVSRHKKSTWVHHDDTVSALAMSRDNLLLYSVSWDRTLKIWRTTDFKCLESVANAHDDAINALAVSSNGDVYTGSTDKKIKYWRKSTGENHSLVTTLKKHKSGINALALSTNENFLYSGASDRCIMVWEKSDEDNMVEIDTLRGHAKSIMCLSVVSDLLCSGSADETIRIWRGIDKCYFCLAVLEGHRGPVKCLISETDQSHPSDTSASYLVYSGGLDSEIKVWQICIPLS from the exons ATGTCACATCTTCAAACTTCCAACTCACAAGATGAATCAAAGTTCCAATGTTCTTACTACC ACCTACCTGCTACACATCGATGCATATCTACTATCCAAGGAAACAACTCCTACATCTCTTCTCTGGTCATTAATGGGAAGTCACTATACATCGGCTCTTCCAACAAAGAAATTCAGATGTGGAAGCGCGATAGATTAAGGTCagaatttgatcacgaaaatgTAAGTGATGGCATGACAATCACAGGAAAAGGTGCAGTAAAGTCACTAGTGTCTTCTGTAGACAAGATATTCAGTGCTCATCAAGATCACAAAATCCGTGTATGGAAAGTCAATGAAAACGAGACGCATCAGCATAAGTTAATACAGTTAGCCACACTCCCAACATTTAGTGATCGAACTCTTAAGCTTCTAATACCAAAGAACCATGTACAGGTATCACGCCACAAGAAGTCAACGTGGGTCCATCACGATGATACTGTGTCAGCATTAGCCATGTCCAGAGACAACTTGCTCCTTTACTCAGTCTCATGGGATAGAACCCTAAAGATTTGGCGGACAACCGATTTCAAATGCCTTGAGTCAGTAGCCAATGCACATGATGATGCCATAAATGCACTTGCAGTATCAAGCAATGGAGATGTTTATACTGGATCCACtgacaagaaaataaaatattggaggaaatcaacAGGAGAGAACCATTCTCTGGTTACTACGctaaaaaaacacaaatctgGAATCAACGCATTGGCACTAAGCACCAATGAAAATTTTTTGTACTCTGGTGCGAGTGATAGATGCATCATGGTTTGGGAGAAGAGTGATGAGGATAACATGGTGGAAATAGATACCCTCAGGGGGCATGCTAAGTCCATAATGTGTTTGAGTGTTGTCTCAGATCTGTTGTGTAGTGGCTCTGCAGATGAAACTATTAGAATTTGGAGAGGAATAGATAAATGTTACTTTTGCTTGGCTGTGTTGGAAGGCCACAGAGGTCCAGTTAAGTGCTTGATATCTGAAACAGATCAAAGTCATCCATCTGATACATCAGCCTCTTATCTAGTCTACAGTGGCGGGCTTGATTCAGAAATTAAAGTTTGGCAGATTTGTATCCCTTTAAGTTAG